A region of Paenibacillus sp. JNUCC-31 DNA encodes the following proteins:
- a CDS encoding MerR family transcriptional regulator, whose protein sequence is MSDHVMFSIKETSEQAGLSEDTIRYYEKIGLLPRAERKPNRHRVYRPEDIQTMKLITCLKKTGMSLDEMKPYLQMSMDSDLDDFPDERELLINHRKKIEAQIASLQQIVDFIDEKMEKRSMFPDECPIIEENQMSVFEKKNMFS, encoded by the coding sequence ATGAGTGATCATGTCATGTTCTCCATTAAAGAGACGTCAGAACAGGCCGGTCTATCGGAAGATACCATTCGTTATTATGAGAAGATTGGACTTCTCCCCCGGGCTGAACGAAAGCCTAATCGTCATCGGGTATACCGACCGGAGGATATCCAGACGATGAAGCTCATTACGTGTCTGAAAAAAACAGGCATGTCTCTGGATGAGATGAAGCCTTATCTGCAGATGTCGATGGATTCGGATCTGGATGATTTCCCGGATGAGCGTGAATTGCTGATCAACCATCGGAAGAAGATCGAAGCACAGATCGCATCTTTGCAACAGATTGTCGATTTTATCGATGAGAAGATGGAGAAACGAAGTATGTTTCCGGATGAATGTCCGATAATCGAAGAGAATCAGATGTCTGTTTTTGAAAAAAAGAACATGTTCTCCTGA
- a CDS encoding AraC family transcriptional regulator — protein sequence MLSKMEPDLTIIQQQQELARLIERFTPEEGSYPTAIPSLAFIRASQVSQPIHAVHEPALCIVAQGSKLVILGQESYTYDPSQYLVASINLPISGQVVQATAERPYLCLRLDFNSGQIFDLIQNLPSTHIRPEPSTRRGLFVSSTKPPLLEAVIRLVRLMDTPEDIPVLAPLMIREILYRMIQDEHGYSIRQFAVQNSHAQHIAQVIEVIQSEYAHPLRIQQLAAMINMSTSSLHHHFKAVTAMSPLQYQKQIRLQEARRLLLAGSTDAADAAFQVGYESPSQFSREYARMYGLPPKSDIKRLRHTLHIEC from the coding sequence ATGCTTTCAAAAATGGAACCGGACCTAACCATTATTCAGCAGCAGCAGGAATTGGCCCGGTTGATCGAGCGTTTTACCCCTGAAGAGGGGTCCTATCCCACAGCGATTCCTTCGCTTGCATTTATTCGTGCTTCCCAGGTTTCCCAGCCCATTCATGCCGTGCATGAACCCGCACTTTGCATTGTTGCCCAGGGGTCCAAGCTCGTTATTCTTGGGCAGGAGAGCTATACCTATGACCCTTCCCAATATTTAGTTGCTTCCATAAACTTGCCTATTTCAGGTCAGGTTGTACAAGCAACAGCAGAGCGGCCCTATCTATGTCTGCGACTTGATTTTAATTCAGGCCAGATTTTCGATCTGATTCAAAATCTTCCTTCCACGCATATCAGACCTGAACCTTCAACGCGAAGGGGATTGTTTGTAAGTTCAACCAAGCCTCCGCTTCTCGAGGCCGTCATTCGATTGGTTCGACTCATGGATACACCCGAAGATATCCCTGTACTTGCTCCGCTCATGATTCGTGAGATTCTTTATCGCATGATTCAGGATGAACACGGATATTCCATCCGGCAGTTTGCCGTTCAGAACAGTCACGCACAGCACATCGCACAGGTCATTGAAGTGATTCAATCGGAATATGCCCACCCCCTTCGTATCCAGCAGCTCGCTGCCATGATTAACATGAGTACTTCTTCATTGCATCATCATTTCAAAGCGGTTACAGCCATGAGCCCATTGCAATATCAAAAACAGATTCGATTGCAGGAAGCAAGACGATTGCTGCTTGCAGGGTCAACCGATGCAGCCGATGCTGCATTCCAGGTTGGCTATGAGAGTCCCTCCCAATTCAGCCGGGAGTATGCTCGTATGTATGGTCTCCCCCCAAAAAGTGACATCAAACGACTTCGCCATACACTCCATATCGAATGCTGA
- a CDS encoding winged helix-turn-helix transcriptional regulator — protein MKKNSTDACPSPYGCSVEVTLSVIGGKWKGAILYHLFSGSLRFNELRKLFPDITQRMLTLQLRELESSGIVHREIYPQVPPKVEYSLTPFGETLRPIIYSMRDWGEQYTNEVLARSHEV, from the coding sequence TTGAAAAAAAATTCGACCGACGCGTGTCCCTCGCCTTATGGCTGTTCCGTGGAGGTAACCCTTAGTGTCATCGGAGGCAAATGGAAAGGCGCCATTCTATATCACTTGTTCTCTGGTTCATTAAGATTTAATGAGCTCAGAAAATTATTCCCTGACATCACCCAGCGAATGCTCACACTCCAACTAAGAGAACTGGAGAGCAGCGGAATTGTGCACAGGGAAATATATCCTCAGGTTCCGCCTAAAGTGGAATACTCCCTTACCCCGTTTGGCGAAACCCTGCGTCCCATTATCTACAGCATGCGTGACTGGGGAGAACAGTATACAAATGAGGTTTTGGCCAGATCACATGAGGTTTGA
- a CDS encoding SDR family NAD(P)-dependent oxidoreductase has product MRSNHTLRTALITGSTSGIGLELTRTLLAEGWQVIGLNRSAFPEEDHGIQNALRSGQLRWVQANLTQYGSLRKALNQIKAETDAIDVLFNNAGGSGYDLQWSDQGHEMHFELQTVVPYIIYMELQDLLHNGTLKTVINTSTSALNMVKQFNLDILEHPAKFKKLFGPYATSKLALSLWTYEVASGPGAEGIRLLSVDPGGNNTLRGNKQSGLPFYIKPVMRMFFPPPSHGASLLYKAAFSPTRFKSGTFLIKNKATDLRFTEQGPAILRRVHEIYEQQFLQLDSKVAPL; this is encoded by the coding sequence ATGCGTTCAAATCATACACTTCGTACAGCCTTAATTACAGGTTCAACCTCGGGAATTGGCCTTGAACTAACTCGCACCTTGTTAGCCGAAGGGTGGCAAGTCATCGGTCTTAACCGTTCCGCTTTTCCAGAGGAGGATCATGGTATTCAGAACGCTCTGCGCTCCGGTCAACTCCGCTGGGTCCAGGCTAATCTTACCCAGTATGGCAGTCTGAGAAAAGCCTTGAATCAGATTAAGGCCGAAACAGATGCCATCGATGTATTATTTAATAACGCCGGAGGCAGCGGTTACGATCTTCAGTGGTCGGATCAGGGGCATGAGATGCACTTTGAATTACAGACTGTGGTGCCGTATATCATTTATATGGAACTACAGGATCTTCTCCATAATGGTACCCTCAAAACGGTTATTAACACGTCCACGAGCGCGTTGAATATGGTCAAACAGTTTAATCTGGACATCTTGGAACACCCAGCCAAGTTCAAAAAGCTGTTCGGTCCCTATGCCACTTCGAAGCTCGCACTCTCCTTATGGACATACGAAGTTGCTTCTGGCCCCGGAGCTGAAGGAATTCGACTGCTGAGTGTGGATCCCGGGGGCAATAACACACTCCGAGGCAATAAACAATCTGGACTGCCGTTTTATATAAAGCCGGTCATGAGAATGTTCTTCCCGCCTCCAAGTCACGGGGCTTCTCTGCTTTACAAAGCCGCGTTTTCCCCAACCCGTTTTAAATCGGGTACATTCCTGATTAAAAATAAGGCCACAGACCTGCGTTTTACGGAGCAAGGACCCGCCATTCTGCGCAGAGTACATGAGATCTATGAGCAGCAGTTTTTGCAACTTGACTCCAAGGTCGCCCCGTTGTGA
- a CDS encoding Gfo/Idh/MocA family protein, with amino-acid sequence MSQVKLCFIGAGFHASTNIYPSAVEAGAEIQAITTRSIERSEAALTRFGSKGKAYDNAQRMLQNEDCDGIVVVAQPQDQTALVLECIQAGKNVYVDKPLGWNAAEAAAVALAAEKAGVVVMVGFMKRYAPVYMKLKELIEGGSMGKVRSFQMKFAVDSTPFCKDEEQFMKLAAIHMVDLMRFLFGEAVQVTGTTVKNGERINQSISLKFEHGVVGSAYFTGMSAWSRESESVLVTFDDGFASADEINTLTIHHSRTGSSLPWKSLEERDTVYTPSGSPMSGAYRDLYLRGFVGEMAHFMECCKNKSVPHSSGKDNIGTMALCDTILASLI; translated from the coding sequence TTGAGTCAAGTCAAACTATGTTTTATCGGTGCTGGATTCCATGCATCCACGAATATATACCCGTCTGCTGTTGAAGCCGGAGCAGAAATTCAGGCCATCACTACTCGCAGTATTGAGCGATCCGAAGCAGCCCTCACGCGTTTTGGCAGCAAAGGAAAAGCGTATGACAATGCACAACGGATGTTGCAGAATGAAGACTGTGATGGCATCGTTGTTGTGGCACAACCACAAGACCAGACGGCCCTTGTCCTTGAATGTATTCAGGCTGGCAAAAATGTATATGTAGATAAACCTCTCGGATGGAATGCTGCTGAAGCTGCCGCTGTGGCCCTAGCTGCCGAGAAGGCAGGTGTGGTCGTCATGGTTGGATTCATGAAACGTTATGCTCCAGTCTACATGAAGCTCAAGGAACTGATTGAGGGCGGATCAATGGGTAAAGTACGTTCTTTCCAAATGAAATTCGCTGTAGACAGCACACCGTTCTGCAAAGATGAGGAACAATTCATGAAGCTTGCTGCCATTCATATGGTCGATCTGATGCGCTTTCTATTTGGGGAAGCCGTGCAGGTCACAGGCACTACGGTTAAGAATGGAGAACGTATTAACCAGAGCATTTCCCTGAAATTTGAGCATGGTGTGGTTGGCAGTGCGTACTTTACTGGTATGAGCGCATGGTCACGGGAAAGCGAAAGTGTACTGGTCACCTTTGACGACGGATTTGCGTCTGCGGATGAGATTAATACACTTACAATTCATCATTCTCGTACAGGGAGTAGCCTCCCTTGGAAGTCCCTTGAGGAACGAGACACGGTGTATACCCCTTCCGGTTCACCCATGTCAGGGGCTTATCGAGACCTTTATCTGCGTGGTTTCGTAGGCGAGATGGCTCATTTCATGGAATGCTGCAAGAACAAGTCTGTTCCACATTCCAGCGGCAAGGATAATATCGGAACCATGGCGTTATGTGATACCATCCTAGCATCACTGATCTGA
- a CDS encoding DJ-1/PfpI family protein, whose amino-acid sequence MKKIWGLLMPFALVLCLVAPAASAKIKESNDTFKDKSTHVQIVLFDGFDLMDALAPYEVFAAAGMYSKGAITVELVSAEGKRSVPSGLNGPALEAQTVLDPKRPGIILVPGASGKPAGDSEDAIPNILRQAMKTGLPDMLKQAFNNKEITVATVCGGTLLPAMKGLLKDRHAVTNHMGMAALGALGAIPIEARVVEDSPRFVSGGGVTSGLDVALYLVDRELGPQVANSVEKLFEYEKRGTVWKAEGIVPVDFNTNP is encoded by the coding sequence ATGAAAAAAATATGGGGATTGCTTATGCCTTTTGCACTGGTTCTTTGTCTAGTTGCTCCTGCAGCAAGTGCGAAAATAAAAGAAAGTAATGATACATTCAAAGACAAAAGCACGCATGTTCAGATCGTATTATTCGATGGTTTCGATTTAATGGACGCTTTAGCGCCATACGAAGTATTCGCTGCTGCCGGAATGTACTCCAAAGGAGCAATTACTGTAGAATTGGTATCCGCAGAAGGCAAACGTTCTGTACCGAGTGGTCTGAACGGACCTGCACTCGAAGCGCAAACCGTATTAGACCCGAAGCGCCCGGGAATTATTTTGGTCCCTGGCGCTTCGGGCAAGCCCGCTGGAGATTCGGAAGATGCCATTCCGAATATATTAAGGCAAGCCATGAAGACAGGCTTACCGGATATGTTAAAACAAGCTTTTAACAATAAGGAAATTACTGTGGCTACCGTATGTGGAGGTACATTACTGCCTGCAATGAAAGGTTTATTAAAAGATAGACATGCTGTTACCAATCATATGGGCATGGCTGCGTTAGGAGCTCTCGGTGCAATTCCGATTGAGGCAAGAGTCGTTGAAGATAGTCCTCGTTTCGTGAGCGGGGGAGGCGTGACTTCGGGACTTGACGTGGCCTTGTATTTGGTCGACCGTGAATTAGGACCCCAAGTCGCGAATTCTGTAGAAAAGTTGTTTGAGTATGAGAAGAGAGGCACAGTGTGGAAAGCTGAAGGCATTGTGCCAGTCGACTTTAATACGAATCCATAG
- a CDS encoding Atu4866 domain-containing protein, with protein MERNITDGRQGGQHPYVGMWVTKDGYIRHELLPDGRYDEARGKRQSAYQGHYVVDGDHIEYVDDTGFTADGDFKDGVLYHAGMVLHRVNTR; from the coding sequence ATGGAACGGAATATAACAGATGGCAGACAAGGGGGGCAGCACCCTTATGTAGGAATGTGGGTGACGAAGGATGGGTACATCAGGCATGAGCTTCTCCCTGACGGTCGATATGATGAAGCGCGGGGGAAAAGGCAAAGTGCATATCAAGGTCACTATGTAGTCGATGGAGACCATATTGAATATGTGGATGATACGGGCTTTACAGCAGATGGTGATTTTAAGGACGGCGTTCTGTACCATGCAGGCATGGTGTTGCACAGAGTGAATACACGTTAA
- a CDS encoding DoxX family protein, giving the protein MLDTGLLIIRLVIGFIMMGHACKKLFGWFGGEGISGTAEFFGAIGLKPAKVMAVSGGLIELIGGFLFGAGLWTTIGAIILMTLMLVAIVKVHAGKGLWNMNGGFEYNLVMLGSLIGVALAGAGAYSLDALI; this is encoded by the coding sequence ATGCTGGACACCGGGTTACTTATCATTCGACTTGTTATTGGTTTCATTATGATGGGTCATGCATGCAAGAAACTGTTTGGCTGGTTTGGCGGCGAGGGGATATCAGGAACAGCTGAATTTTTTGGCGCAATTGGTCTGAAGCCTGCAAAAGTTATGGCCGTCAGCGGAGGGCTTATCGAATTAATCGGCGGATTCCTTTTTGGGGCAGGTTTATGGACAACCATTGGTGCCATTATACTTATGACCTTAATGCTCGTTGCCATCGTAAAAGTCCATGCTGGCAAGGGACTTTGGAATATGAACGGTGGATTTGAATACAATCTGGTTATGCTTGGATCTTTAATCGGTGTTGCACTTGCTGGTGCCGGAGCATACTCCTTGGACGCCTTGATATAA
- a CDS encoding sensor domain-containing diguanylate cyclase, with translation MIAENKTSRVRRKVREIKKISLTALLSGLVTIAVLMTLTIMFISSYTYQKQSLIDKTLSLNYSSAVQVSQTLDSLFQSMQGSLKYSADYFRDLDYSDTYKLGSTLNLIRNSSNYFNAVTLVDASGIIRGSSPYSEKSLGQPITSDAAKKAFQSREPYISEAYRGPYSKRRIVFVSEPIFSQSGEFKGLVSGGIYLQENNVLNLSFGSQLKTSNGSYFFIVDTKGTLLFHPDTQRIGENISKNKVVQKLLNDQTGKEQYKNLAGVDSLAGYYKVPTTDWGVVVVSPAQIVYDQLNQHIRMLLLYTSVPFIILTLIVIRVARKLASPFVYLADLVNQVNQGKVDLPVMKPHWNREADLLTRTVLSALANFRRQTDQLTYDARTDVLTGMTNRRTFEEVIEQWIEEEVPFSIVVLDIDRFKSINDTYGHHAGDQVLKHIANIIKLSVRTQDICSRFGGEEFVVLLRHTESKTAFQIAEHIRVSVEESVLPIDRSVTISAGIAEYPLHSTTATELFHLADNALYQAKEEGRNRTVTIQTVMK, from the coding sequence ATGATCGCAGAGAATAAAACATCCAGAGTAAGAAGGAAAGTAAGGGAGATCAAAAAAATCAGCCTTACCGCTCTGTTGAGTGGATTGGTCACCATTGCCGTTTTGATGACATTGACCATCATGTTTATTTCATCTTATACATACCAGAAGCAATCGCTGATTGATAAAACGCTCTCACTTAATTATTCGAGTGCCGTGCAAGTGAGTCAAACGCTGGATTCGTTGTTTCAATCCATGCAGGGCAGTTTGAAATATTCTGCCGACTATTTTCGTGATCTGGACTATTCAGACACCTATAAACTGGGTTCCACACTGAATTTGATTCGTAACAGCAGTAATTATTTCAATGCAGTTACTCTGGTCGATGCATCAGGAATCATTCGAGGCTCTTCGCCTTATTCGGAGAAAAGTCTGGGTCAGCCTATAACTTCCGATGCAGCCAAAAAAGCGTTTCAATCCAGAGAACCCTACATCTCTGAAGCGTACCGCGGACCATATTCGAAACGAAGAATCGTTTTTGTGAGTGAACCGATCTTCAGTCAATCTGGTGAATTTAAAGGTTTGGTTAGCGGGGGAATCTATCTACAGGAAAACAACGTCTTGAATCTGTCATTTGGCAGTCAGTTGAAGACGAGCAATGGTTCTTATTTTTTCATTGTGGATACCAAGGGAACACTGTTATTTCACCCAGACACGCAACGAATCGGTGAAAATATATCCAAAAACAAGGTTGTGCAGAAGTTGCTAAACGACCAGACGGGTAAGGAACAATATAAAAATCTGGCTGGTGTGGATTCACTTGCAGGTTATTACAAGGTGCCGACAACAGATTGGGGAGTTGTCGTTGTATCTCCCGCGCAGATCGTATACGATCAGTTGAATCAACATATTCGCATGCTGCTGCTGTACACCTCTGTCCCGTTTATCATCCTGACGCTTATTGTCATCCGCGTAGCGCGGAAGCTGGCCAGTCCGTTTGTTTACCTTGCGGATTTGGTTAACCAGGTGAATCAGGGCAAAGTGGACCTGCCGGTAATGAAGCCGCATTGGAACAGGGAAGCTGACTTGTTGACGCGCACCGTGCTGAGTGCTTTGGCCAACTTTCGAAGGCAAACAGACCAGCTTACCTATGACGCCAGAACGGATGTATTGACCGGAATGACCAATCGAAGAACGTTTGAAGAAGTCATTGAGCAATGGATTGAAGAAGAAGTTCCTTTTTCCATCGTGGTGCTGGATATTGACCGTTTCAAATCCATAAACGATACGTATGGGCATCACGCAGGCGATCAGGTTCTGAAGCATATCGCGAACATTATCAAGTTGTCGGTTCGTACGCAGGATATATGCTCCCGATTTGGCGGCGAGGAATTTGTCGTGTTATTGAGACATACTGAATCCAAAACAGCATTTCAGATTGCTGAGCATATCCGTGTATCTGTGGAGGAAAGCGTATTGCCCATTGATCGTTCGGTAACCATTTCAGCTGGTATTGCCGAGTATCCGCTGCATTCCACAACAGCGACAGAGTTGTTTCATTTGGCGGATAATGCGTTATACCAAGCGAAGGAAGAAGGGCGCAATCGTACCGTTACGATTCAAACTGTTATGAAATAA
- a CDS encoding LysR family transcriptional regulator, giving the protein MTLQQLKYVIEVATRGSMNEAAKRLFISQPSLSNAIRDLEQELRITIFERTNKGITLSKEGVEFLSYARQVVEQAELLENRYLNAKPSPQHFSVSTQHYAFAVNAFVKLVQQYGQDEYELALRETKTYEIIQDVKSLRSEIGILYLNEFNAKVINKLLKDAGLVFNSLFIAKPHIFISVQNPLAKQESVAIEQLQDYPYLSFDQGEYNSFHFSEEILSTLSHPKSIQVNDRATLFNLLIGLNGYTISTGVLSADLNGNEIIPVPLECEESINVGWISHKNASLSNLGMEYIEALQEAIQS; this is encoded by the coding sequence TTGACACTGCAACAGTTAAAATATGTGATTGAGGTCGCCACCCGTGGCTCGATGAATGAGGCAGCCAAACGGCTGTTTATTTCCCAGCCCAGTCTGTCGAATGCCATCCGGGACCTGGAGCAGGAACTGCGTATTACTATTTTTGAGCGTACGAATAAAGGAATTACCTTGTCCAAGGAAGGCGTCGAATTTCTGAGTTATGCGCGTCAGGTGGTGGAACAGGCGGAATTGCTGGAGAACCGTTACTTGAATGCGAAGCCGTCCCCACAGCATTTCTCCGTCTCCACACAGCACTATGCTTTTGCCGTGAATGCCTTTGTGAAGCTTGTGCAGCAATATGGACAGGATGAGTATGAACTGGCCTTGCGGGAAACGAAGACGTATGAGATTATCCAAGATGTAAAAAGTCTGCGCAGTGAGATCGGCATTCTTTATCTGAACGAATTTAATGCCAAGGTTATTAATAAGCTGCTCAAGGATGCGGGTCTGGTGTTTAACAGTTTGTTTATCGCCAAGCCGCATATCTTCATTAGTGTGCAAAATCCACTCGCGAAGCAGGAGTCGGTTGCCATTGAACAGCTTCAGGATTATCCGTACCTCTCCTTTGACCAGGGAGAATATAACTCCTTTCATTTTTCCGAGGAGATTCTCAGCACACTTTCTCATCCCAAAAGCATACAGGTTAATGACCGGGCAACGCTGTTTAATCTGCTGATCGGTTTGAACGGATATACCATCTCCACAGGTGTGCTTAGTGCTGACCTGAATGGGAACGAGATTATCCCTGTCCCGCTGGAGTGTGAGGAGTCCATTAATGTCGGCTGGATCAGCCATAAAAATGCTTCGCTTTCCAATCTGGGCATGGAGTATATTGAGGCCCTGCAAGAGGCCATTCAATCATAA
- a CDS encoding spermidine synthase yields MRVLYRNKSEQHELTIYDTSRLYGEKGRFRVLEFSNAAVQGAMDLDEPSRMVLEYPRAMVHLMERNHPDYESVFVIGHGIGTLSTYLSNRQLKVAELDAEVVELSRTFFGYSGGEVLIGDGRERLQLEALGSYDYIIVDAFTATGTPSQFTSSTFFAMVKERLRAGGAVLLNVFGRAGNDRLVNAIHTTLQEQFTYTRSFALPTATEAVDEVQNRILVGSDRPVLAQMSHMAGFVEQQPEVGYVIVD; encoded by the coding sequence TTGCGAGTTTTATACCGAAATAAAAGTGAGCAGCATGAATTGACGATATATGACACATCCAGGCTTTATGGGGAAAAGGGCCGATTTCGCGTATTGGAGTTCTCAAACGCGGCTGTTCAGGGAGCAATGGATCTGGACGAACCCTCCCGCATGGTGCTGGAGTATCCGAGAGCGATGGTTCACCTGATGGAACGAAATCATCCCGATTATGAATCGGTTTTTGTGATAGGACACGGCATTGGAACTTTATCGACTTACCTGTCTAACCGTCAATTAAAAGTCGCCGAACTCGATGCGGAAGTCGTTGAACTGAGCCGAACTTTTTTTGGATATAGTGGAGGTGAGGTACTGATTGGTGACGGTCGTGAACGATTGCAGCTGGAAGCCCTTGGATCATACGATTATATCATTGTGGATGCTTTTACGGCTACGGGGACACCTTCACAGTTTACATCCAGTACCTTTTTTGCGATGGTGAAAGAAAGGCTGCGGGCTGGTGGAGCGGTACTGTTAAATGTATTCGGGCGTGCGGGCAACGACAGACTTGTGAATGCCATTCACACCACGTTACAGGAGCAATTCACGTACACACGTTCATTCGCTCTGCCCACCGCAACCGAAGCTGTGGATGAGGTCCAGAATCGTATCCTTGTCGGGAGTGACAGGCCTGTTTTAGCTCAAATGAGTCATATGGCAGGTTTTGTAGAACAGCAGCCTGAAGTAGGGTATGTCATTGTGGATTAG
- a CDS encoding SDR family oxidoreductase has translation MSNVKGKVVMITGASSGIGEATARVLAEQGAHVVIGARRLKRLEALATDIRSEGGSVEYQSLDVTELEEMKAIVELALTRFGRLDVILNNAGVMPLSPLDSLKVDEWNRMIDVNIRGVLHGIAAGLPVMKKQGFGQFINIASIGAYAVSPTAAVYCATKYAVRAISEGLRQEVGGDIRVTLVSPGVTESELAESITDDEARELMKDYRSLSIPASAIAQSILYAISQPAEVDVNEIVVRPTASMA, from the coding sequence ATGTCTAACGTAAAAGGAAAAGTAGTTATGATTACCGGAGCAAGCAGCGGAATTGGGGAGGCAACTGCCCGTGTGTTGGCAGAGCAGGGTGCACATGTTGTCATTGGCGCAAGACGTCTGAAGCGTCTGGAAGCACTGGCGACCGATATTCGCTCGGAGGGTGGTTCGGTCGAGTATCAATCGCTTGATGTTACAGAACTGGAAGAGATGAAAGCGATCGTGGAGTTAGCGCTTACTCGTTTTGGACGTCTGGACGTTATTTTAAATAATGCCGGAGTTATGCCGCTTTCTCCCCTAGATTCATTAAAAGTGGATGAGTGGAACCGGATGATTGATGTTAACATTCGTGGTGTTCTTCACGGCATTGCAGCTGGGTTACCCGTCATGAAAAAGCAGGGGTTCGGTCAGTTTATTAATATCGCCTCCATTGGAGCTTACGCTGTGTCACCCACCGCAGCGGTATATTGTGCAACAAAATACGCAGTCCGTGCGATCTCGGAGGGTCTGCGGCAAGAAGTAGGCGGTGACATTCGTGTAACCCTCGTATCTCCTGGTGTGACTGAATCGGAACTGGCCGAATCCATCACTGATGATGAAGCACGCGAGCTAATGAAAGATTATCGAAGCCTATCCATCCCGGCTTCGGCTATTGCCCAAAGTATCTTGTATGCTATCAGCCAGCCAGCCGAGGTGGATGTAAATGAAATCGTAGTGCGACCGACGGCAAGCATGGCTTAG
- a CDS encoding adenosylhomocysteinase, whose product MILNSTHESIEQGKRSIHWTELHMPLLGELKSQFAKELPFAGLTIGICIHVEPKTAVLCRTLQAGGAKVVLTGSPGTTKDTVAAALQEEGIIVYGQRADRRNQHLQNIHSVLQHHPHLLMDNGADLARTLIQHYDNNSLIGGTEETTTGANLLREETGENIPFPIIVINDSPLKRIMENEHGVGQTIIEGFMRTTNLILPTRRFVIVGYGTCGRGIARYLRNLGSQVVVVEADPIAGLEAALDGFRVARLEDTFAFAQVFITVTGRPNAILKEHFNQMNDGTILANAGHFSWEMDLEHLRQDAKHTEQLTADIEQFTLSNGRRLMLLTQGEMLNLAGGSGNPVETMDLGLSLQAASLLYLVQQRQHLVLGPQPVPQTVNNTIAGQMLKHLSYTI is encoded by the coding sequence ATGATTCTCAACTCAACACACGAGAGTATTGAACAAGGAAAACGAAGCATTCACTGGACCGAATTGCATATGCCCCTGCTTGGCGAATTAAAATCCCAGTTTGCCAAAGAGTTGCCTTTTGCTGGTTTAACCATCGGTATCTGTATTCATGTAGAGCCCAAAACTGCTGTTCTATGCCGAACACTTCAGGCCGGTGGAGCCAAGGTTGTATTGACTGGCAGCCCTGGCACAACGAAAGACACCGTCGCTGCAGCCCTGCAAGAAGAAGGCATCATCGTTTATGGCCAACGTGCAGACAGGCGCAATCAGCACCTGCAAAATATCCATAGTGTACTACAGCACCACCCCCATCTGCTCATGGATAATGGAGCTGATCTGGCGCGCACCCTCATCCAACATTATGACAATAACTCTCTGATTGGGGGTACGGAGGAAACGACGACGGGGGCCAATCTGCTGCGTGAAGAGACGGGAGAGAATATTCCTTTTCCGATCATTGTCATTAATGACAGTCCACTCAAACGAATCATGGAAAATGAACACGGTGTCGGACAGACCATTATTGAAGGCTTCATGCGTACCACGAACCTGATTTTGCCTACCCGGCGCTTCGTCATCGTTGGTTATGGAACCTGCGGACGAGGCATTGCCAGATATTTGCGTAATCTGGGCAGCCAGGTCGTCGTTGTTGAAGCTGATCCGATCGCGGGCCTGGAAGCGGCTCTGGATGGGTTCAGAGTGGCACGATTGGAGGATACATTCGCATTTGCCCAAGTATTCATTACCGTCACCGGACGTCCCAATGCCATTTTAAAGGAACATTTTAACCAGATGAATGATGGAACGATTCTCGCCAATGCCGGACATTTCTCATGGGAAATGGATTTGGAACATCTCCGCCAGGATGCGAAACATACGGAACAACTGACAGCGGACATCGAACAGTTCACACTATCTAACGGACGTCGACTTATGCTGCTTACCCAGGGCGAGATGCTGAACCTGGCTGGCGGCAGCGGCAACCCTGTTGAAACGATGGATCTGGGCTTGTCCCTGCAAGCGGCTTCCCTGCTCTACCTTGTGCAGCAACGTCAACATCTCGTACTTGGACCTCAGCCGGTTCCTCAAACCGTCAACAACACTATAGCCGGACAGATGCTGAAGCATTTGAGCTACACCATCTAA